The genomic stretch TTTTCTGATTATCTAACGGATGTAGCTTATGGAAATGTAGCTTATGCTAGAAAATTCAAAAATGATTTTTGTGCAATGGCAAGTATTGAGTATATAAATTACGGTGAGTTTATTAAAGCAGATGAATTTGGAAATAAATTAGGAACATTCTCTGCAGGTGAGTATGCTTTTCATCTTTCCGCATCAAAAAAAGTTATGGATAAACTATTTATTGGTGCAGGATTAAAAGCAATTTATTCAACTTTTGAAACATATCATTCATCTGGCTTAGCAACAGATTATGCCATTTCCTACTATGATGAGGAAAAAATAATGACAGCTTCTTTATTGGTAAGTAATTTGGGCTTTCAATTCAAGCCTTACACAGCAGGCAATCAGGAGCCTTTACCTTTAAATGTTCAACTTGGATTTTCGAAAAAGCTTGCACACATGCCTTTAAGATTTATTATTGTAGCCCATCATCTCAATATTCCTGATTTTACATACATTGATCCTAATAATAACAACAATAATACTTTTGATAATTATAACAATCAAGATAATATTGAAACACCTTTATCGGAAAAGATATTCAGGCACTTTAATTTTGGTGGGGAGTTTGTTCTTTCCGAAAATTTTCATCTTCGTTTTGGCTATAATCACCAAAAAAGGAAAGAATTACAAATACAAGGAAGACCGGGAATGGTTGGGTATTCCTTTGGTTTTGGATTGAGGATAAGTAA from Bacteroidota bacterium encodes the following:
- the porQ gene encoding type IX secretion system protein PorQ; translated protein: MRKKIFILLILGFTVFAQSFAQLGGRYVYDFLELSYSSRSSALGGRMIPVMDKDLTLAIRNPSLLNPEMHNRFNFSFSDYLTDVAYGNVAYARKFKNDFCAMASIEYINYGEFIKADEFGNKLGTFSAGEYAFHLSASKKVMDKLFIGAGLKAIYSTFETYHSSGLATDYAISYYDEEKIMTASLLVSNLGFQFKPYTAGNQEPLPLNVQLGFSKKLAHMPLRFIIVAHHLNIPDFTYIDPNNNNNNTFDNYNNQDNIETPLSEKIFRHFNFGGEFVLSENFHLRFGYNHQKRKELQIQGRPGMVGYSFGFGLRISKFYLSYANVIHHVAGTTNHFSLTINPSDFPVF